CGCCGAAGCGCTCCTCGGCCGCGGCCACCGCGTCCGCCACCGCCGCCGGGTCGGTGACGTCCGCGTCGAGCAGGACGGCCCGGTCCCCGTACGGGGCCACCCACCGCGCCAGCTGCCCGGGCCGGCGCGTGGTCAGCGCCACCCGGTCGCCACGGGCCAGTGCCTCCTCGGCGAACGCGACGCCGAGACCGCCGGGCGTACCGCCGGTGATGAACCAGGTTTCGTGTCGTCATTCATGGCACGAACGCTCCGGCCTCCGGCCACCGGAGGGTCCAGGCGGCGTGCGGACCGTCACCGGTGCTGGACCCTCCGGCTGCCGGAGGGTGCAGGCTGGTGCCGTGACCGCGTTGCTGAGCGTCGGCGAGTTCGCCGCGATGACCCATCTGAGCGTCAAGACGCTGCACCACTACCACGACGCCGGGCTGCTGGAGCCGGAACGGATCGACCCGCACACCGGCTACCGGTACTACTCGCCGGCGCAGATCCCGACCGCGCAGGTGATCCGCCGGTTCCGGGACCTGGACATGCCGGTCCGGGACGTCGCGCGCCTGCTGGCGGCGGACGTCGGCGAACGGACCTCGCTGATCAGCGAGCACCTCACGCGCCTGGAGCGGCGGCTGGCCTCGACCGCCGCGGCCGTCGGCGCGCTGCACCGGCTGCTCGCCCCGGACCCGCCGCGTCTGGAGGTCACCCACCGCGTCGACCCGGCCCGCCGGGTCACCGCGATCAGCGACGTGGTGACCGTGGCGGACACGCTGACCTGGTACGCGGACGCGATGGAGGAGATCGGCGCGGCCGTCACCGGCACCGGCGCGCGGCTCACCGGTCCGCCGGCCGGGCAGTACGACAACGAACTGTTCACGCACGGCACCGGCCGGATGACCGTCTTCGTGCCCACCGACCGCGAGGTGCGCTCCGGCCGGGTGCGGCCGCTCGACCTGCCCGCCCGCGAGCTCGCCCTGGTGATGCACCACGGGCCGCACGACGACATCGACGTCACCTACGGCGCGCTCGGCGCCCACCTCACCGCGCACGCGCTGGTCCTCGACGGCCCGGTGCACGAGACCTACCTGGTCGGCCCGCGGGACACGCCGGACGCCACGGCCTGGCGCACCGAGATCGGCTGGCCGGTCTTCACCACCACGTCACCGAAGGGGATCTCATGACCCGCAGCACACTGCCACCGTTGCTGGAGAAGCACTTCCGAGCCGGCGACGACCACGACTGGGAGACGCTGGCGGCGTGCTTCCACGAGGAGAGCGTGGTGGTCGACGACTCCCGCCTGCACGTCGGGCGGGCCGCCATCCGCGCCTGGCGCGAGGAGGCCGCCGGTGCCTTCACCTACACCGCCACGCTCACGCACGCGGAACCGGTCGGCCGGACCGGGCACCACGTCGTCGTGCACCTGGAGGGCGACTTCCCCGGCGGCGTGATCGACCTGCACTACCAGTTCACGCTGGCCGACGGCCTGATCCGGTCACTGACGATCGCGCCCTGAGAGCGCCCGCCGCGCCGCTGGACGCGGCGCGGCGGGCACCGGGTCAGCGGAACAGGCTGACCAACGCCTTCTTCAGCGCGCTGTCGTGCCGGTCGCTCGCCCACAGCGCGGTGTCCAGCGCCCGGCCCTCGCGGCGGGCCTGCGAGCAGTACGCCAGCACGTCGTCCGCGGCCGGCAGGTCCGTGATCGCCAGCGCCGCGTGCGCCCGGTGGTGGTAGGCGGCCTCCTCCGCGTCGCGGACCGCCACCCGCCCGTCGTCCCCGTGCCGCGCCGCGATCGCCACCCGGCGGCCGAACAGCGGCACCAGCAACACCCCGGCCGGCCCCGAGTGCGGGATCATCACCTCGGTGTTCGCCCTGGCCAGCGCGTCCGCCACCGCACGCTCGTAGTGCGGCGCGACCGCGGCCTGGGCCTGCCGGGGATCCAGCTTCGACAGCACGTCCGGCTGCACCGCGGACGGCAGCGAGCCGAACAGCGCGCTGGACACCGCGCCGGGCAGCCGGTCGACGATCGCGACCAGCCGGTCCTCCGGCAGCGTGCGCAGCACCGCCACCGCGGAGTCCGGCGGCACCTTCCCGGCCAGCCCGACCAGCTGGGCGTCGGACAGCATCCCGATGACCCGGTCGCGGTAGTCCCCGGTCATCGCGGGCATCAACCGCGCCAGGTCGGCCGGGGTCAGCTCCTTCACCACCACCGGCAGGCGGTCCGGCGGCATGCCTTTCATCAACGTCACGCCGTTCGCCGGCGGAGAATTTCTGATCATGACTATCAGCTGGTTAACGGGCATCATCCCGCCCATCAGCATGGTGCTCTCCCTGTGGTCGCCCAGCCGCCGAGACAGGCCGTGGAGGACCTGCTTACCGTTTGCTCAGGACTGGATAGCACGACCAGGTTACGAGCGCCATCGCCGAACGGCGCTGATCACACCCCGTTCGACCGGCCGTGGCGGCCCGGTCATCGCCGGGCCGCCACGCTGCGTCACTTCTTGACGGTCCAGGACTGCTTGTCGTGGTGCACGCACCACCAGATGACCACGGGCAGGCCGGCCTCGCTCTGGTTCACGTCCAGACAGTAGTTGCTGTCCAGTCCGGTGTAGAGCGTGTTGTCCGCGATCGTCCACTGCTGCGCGGCCGTACCGTTGCAGTTGGCGGTCTGGACCTTGACGTTGTTCTCGACCTTCGCCCAGGCCACGTCCAGGCAGAGACCGGTCAGGTACGACCGGATCGTGCCGTCCGAGCGGACGTCCCAGCGCTGCGCGGTCCGCGACGTCGGGTTGCAGTCCGTAACCGTCATGATCACGCCGTCGGTGGCCGCGCCGGCGTCGACGCACTTGCCGGTCTTCCAGTGGGTGATCTGCTGACCGGGCAACACCGGCGGCTTCGGCGCGGCCGTGGTGCCCTGCGGCGCCGGCGCGACCGGTGCGGGCGCGCCCGCCTGGGCCGGCGTGCCCGGCGTCGGGCTGGGCGTCGCGGACGGCGTCGCCTTGGCACTCGGGGACGCGCTCGCGGACGGCGAACCGGCGACCGGGGACGGCGCCACCGGCGCACCCAGGCGCGAGTCCAGCCGGTAGTAGTCGGTGTAGTCCGTGACCTTCTTCAGGAACGCGCGGGTCATCACGTCCGGCAGGCCACCGGCCCGGCGCACCGTGTCCGGCCCGGCGTGGAACGCGGCCAGCGCGGCCGCGTACGGGTCGCCCTCCAGCCCGTCGAGCTCGTCGGTCAGCGCGCACAGCACCCGGCCGAGCGCCGGGATCGCGGAGCCCGGCTCCCACGCGGACGCGCCGGGCGGTGCGTACCGCGACCAGACGTCCGACCGGAACTGCGCCACCCCCTGGCGGCCGGCCTCGCCCAGCTTGCCCTCGTCGAACGCGGACGCGGCCATCAGCTCGGCCGCCACCGCGGCCGGGGTCACCTCGGGGCAGATCCGGCCGGCCTCGGCGACCAGGCCGACGTACGCGTCCGGCAGCGGCTGCGCCTCCGGCGTGTCACCGACCACCGCGTCGACCACCTCGACCGCGCCGGCGCCGCCGAACTGTGGCAGGTCCGCGTAGTAGGCGGCGTACCCGGCGGACTCGTCGACGTAGAGCTGCGCCGCCTCCGGCACGCCGCCGGCCTCGGTCACCGCGTCCAGGCCCGAGTGGTACGCCGCGAGCGAGAGCCGCCACGGGTCGCCCTGCACCCCGGCCTGCCGCAGCTCGCCGCTGAGCCCGCACATCCGGTGCGCCAGCGCGAGCGCGCCGGCCGTGGTGTCGGTGCGCGGCGCGCCCGGCCACGGCGCCCACTTCTTCCAGTCCGCGTCCTTCAGGCCGGCCAGGCCGGAGCCGCCCGAGGCGGTGCCGGTGGCGGTGGCGTCGAAGCCGGACTCGGCCATCAGCTGCCCGGCGATCCGGTGCGAGCCGAGCATCGGGCAGGAGTGCGCCGCGCGCAGGATCGCCGAGAGCTGCACGTCCGAGACGGCGTTGCCGGTGATCTTCTCGTCGTCCGCGCGGGCCACCCCCCAGCCGAGGACCGCGGCGGTCAGGACCACGATCGCCAGGGCCGTGCACATGGCCGCGGTGATCCGCCCGGACCGGTCCGCCGGTAACCGGAGACTGATGTTCGGCACGACTCGCACCCTTCTAGACGCCGGAGTTCGGCCTTAAGACGTACGCCGGCGTGCATCAGTTCAACGAGCGGCCGAGGTTCCCGCCGGCAACCGGGTCATCGCGTGCTTGACCAGCGCGATCAGCGCCTGCTTGCTGGACTGCCGGTCCCGCGCGTCACACCAGACCAGCGGCACGGCCGCGCTCAGCTTGAGCGCGCCGCGGATCTCGTCCTCGGTGTACGGGCACTCGCCGAAGAACATGTTGACCGCGGCCACGAACGGGATGCGGCGCCGCTCGAAGTAGTCGATCGCCGGGAAGCTCGCGTCCAGCCGGCGCGTGTCGACCAGCACGATCGCGCCGATCGCGCCGACCGCCAGCTCGTCCCAGATGAACCAGAACCGGTCCTGGCCGGGAGTGCCGAACAGGTAGAGCACCACGTCCGAGTTGACCGTGATCCGGCCGAAGTCCAGTGCGACCGTGGTCTTGGACTTGTCCTCGATGCCGGTCAGGTCGTCGACGCCCTCGCTCGGCGCGGTCAGCACCTCCTCCGTGGTCAGCGGCGCGATCTCGCTGACCGACCCGACGAGCGTGGTCTTCCCGGTGCCGAATCCGCCCGCGACCACCACCTTGACCGATTTGCGATTCACGAAGCAGAGTCCTTTGTACTAGAGGCGCTGGAGTCGATCGAGAATGGTTTCCAGGAGCCGGTAGTCGGCCACGGTCCGCTCGGCGGGGTCGCCCAGCGCCAGGAAGCCCCGCTCCAGCAGCACGTCCACCAGCAGCTTCACGACCGTGAGCTGCTTGTTCAGGTAGGCGGCGAGCTCGGCGACGGAGATCCAGCCGGTGCAGCAGGCGATGATCTCCCGGTACTCCGGCTCCAGCGCCGAGGTGTCCACCGGCAACGCGGTCACCTGGGTGGCGAGGTTGAGGCTGGTGTTGCGCGGCGTGGTGCGCCCGTTGACGAGCATGTAGAGCGGGACCAGCCGGCCACCGGGCTCGCCGTCGTCTCCGTACCAGGTCTCGTCCGGCATTAGGCGGCTCCCTGCGGCACTCGAAGCGTGGTCCCGAGGTACTGACCGATCCGGGTGACCAGGCGGCCCATCTCGTAGGCGACCGTGCCCATGTCCACGTCCTGGCCGCAGAGCACCGCGAGCCGCGCGTGCGGGCCGGCCGCCGCGACGAAGAGCGTGTGCCCCTGGTACTCCACGATCACCTGGCCGACCGGCCCGCTCTCGAACCGGCGGCCGGTGCCGGCCGCCACGCTGTGCAGCGAGGACGCGCCGGCCGCGAGCAGTTCCGCGGCGTCCTGCTGGAGCGCCGTGGACTTCTGGATGATCAGACCGTCCGCGCTCAGGACCACCGCGTGATGCACGTCGGGGACCTGCACCAGCTCGTCGAGCATCCAGGTGAGATCGTTCTGCGATGTCGGGTCCATCAGGCTTTCCTGTCTCCGTCGGTACGAGGTCCGTCCCCCTCGTCGGCGGCGCGGCCGGCCTTCCAGCCTCGCTGGTACTGCGAGAGGCGGGAGCGGGCCTGCTCCGGCGAGCGGGTGGTATCCGGTGCCTGCGGCTCCGGTGCGGGGCCCGGTGGCTCGTCACGCAACTGCTGCGCGAGGTGCTCCTGCGGGCGGCGGACCGGCAGCGGCGGGCGGGACGCGGGCCGGGGTGTCGGCGGTGCGTGGGTAGGTGCGATCGTCTGACCTCCTACGGCGGGGATCCCGTCCCTGATCGCCGGCATCTCGGCGGTGGGGTACGAGTCGTCCATCGGCGGTTCCGCCACGGCCACCGGAGCGGCCGTGGTCGCGGGGGTCTGCGGGGCCGGCGGCTCCGGCGCACGCCGCGGCACGGCCGGGGGCACGGCCGCGGGCGGTGTCATCCGCTCGCGCGGGGCCGGCGGCGTCGCGGCCGCGTCCGGCGCGGTCAGGATCAGGCGGGTGGGCAGCAGCACGATCGCCATCAGGCCGCCGTACGCGCTGGTCCGCAGCGACACCTGGATGCCGCCGCGCTTGGCCAGCTCCGCGACGACCCAGAGGCCGACCTGCGCGCCGTCCCGCAGCGCGGTCACGTCCGGCGTGGGCGCGTCCGCGAGCAGCGCGTTCGCCTTCTCCAGCGCGTCGTGCGGCATGCCGACGCCGGCGTCCTCGATCTCGATGACCACGCCGTGACTGGCCTGGCCGCAGCTGATGAAGACCTCGGACTCCGGCGGCGAGAACGTCAGCGCGTTGTCCAGCAGCTCGGCCAGCAGGTGCGTGGTGCCGGCCACCGCGGCCGCGGCCAGCGACAGGTCCGGCGTGTTCCGCAGCGTGACGCGCCGGT
This genomic window from Catenuloplanes niger contains:
- a CDS encoding MerR family transcriptional regulator; protein product: MTALLSVGEFAAMTHLSVKTLHHYHDAGLLEPERIDPHTGYRYYSPAQIPTAQVIRRFRDLDMPVRDVARLLAADVGERTSLISEHLTRLERRLASTAAAVGALHRLLAPDPPRLEVTHRVDPARRVTAISDVVTVADTLTWYADAMEEIGAAVTGTGARLTGPPAGQYDNELFTHGTGRMTVFVPTDREVRSGRVRPLDLPARELALVMHHGPHDDIDVTYGALGAHLTAHALVLDGPVHETYLVGPRDTPDATAWRTEIGWPVFTTTSPKGIS
- a CDS encoding nuclear transport factor 2 family protein; translation: MTRSTLPPLLEKHFRAGDDHDWETLAACFHEESVVVDDSRLHVGRAAIRAWREEAAGAFTYTATLTHAEPVGRTGHHVVVHLEGDFPGGVIDLHYQFTLADGLIRSLTIAP
- a CDS encoding magnesium transporter MgtE N-terminal domain-containing protein, giving the protein MIRNSPPANGVTLMKGMPPDRLPVVVKELTPADLARLMPAMTGDYRDRVIGMLSDAQLVGLAGKVPPDSAVAVLRTLPEDRLVAIVDRLPGAVSSALFGSLPSAVQPDVLSKLDPRQAQAAVAPHYERAVADALARANTEVMIPHSGPAGVLLVPLFGRRVAIAARHGDDGRVAVRDAEEAAYHHRAHAALAITDLPAADDVLAYCSQARREGRALDTALWASDRHDSALKKALVSLFR
- a CDS encoding RICIN domain-containing protein, which translates into the protein MPNISLRLPADRSGRITAAMCTALAIVVLTAAVLGWGVARADDEKITGNAVSDVQLSAILRAAHSCPMLGSHRIAGQLMAESGFDATATGTASGGSGLAGLKDADWKKWAPWPGAPRTDTTAGALALAHRMCGLSGELRQAGVQGDPWRLSLAAYHSGLDAVTEAGGVPEAAQLYVDESAGYAAYYADLPQFGGAGAVEVVDAVVGDTPEAQPLPDAYVGLVAEAGRICPEVTPAAVAAELMAASAFDEGKLGEAGRQGVAQFRSDVWSRYAPPGASAWEPGSAIPALGRVLCALTDELDGLEGDPYAAALAAFHAGPDTVRRAGGLPDVMTRAFLKKVTDYTDYYRLDSRLGAPVAPSPVAGSPSASASPSAKATPSATPSPTPGTPAQAGAPAPVAPAPQGTTAAPKPPVLPGQQITHWKTGKCVDAGAATDGVIMTVTDCNPTSRTAQRWDVRSDGTIRSYLTGLCLDVAWAKVENNVKVQTANCNGTAAQQWTIADNTLYTGLDSNYCLDVNQSEAGLPVVIWWCVHHDKQSWTVKK
- a CDS encoding GTP-binding protein is translated as MNRKSVKVVVAGGFGTGKTTLVGSVSEIAPLTTEEVLTAPSEGVDDLTGIEDKSKTTVALDFGRITVNSDVVLYLFGTPGQDRFWFIWDELAVGAIGAIVLVDTRRLDASFPAIDYFERRRIPFVAAVNMFFGECPYTEDEIRGALKLSAAVPLVWCDARDRQSSKQALIALVKHAMTRLPAGTSAAR
- a CDS encoding DUF742 domain-containing protein gives rise to the protein MPDETWYGDDGEPGGRLVPLYMLVNGRTTPRNTSLNLATQVTALPVDTSALEPEYREIIACCTGWISVAELAAYLNKQLTVVKLLVDVLLERGFLALGDPAERTVADYRLLETILDRLQRL
- a CDS encoding roadblock/LC7 domain-containing protein; this encodes MDPTSQNDLTWMLDELVQVPDVHHAVVLSADGLIIQKSTALQQDAAELLAAGASSLHSVAAGTGRRFESGPVGQVIVEYQGHTLFVAAAGPHARLAVLCGQDVDMGTVAYEMGRLVTRIGQYLGTTLRVPQGAA